In the Puntigrus tetrazona isolate hp1 chromosome 9, ASM1883169v1, whole genome shotgun sequence genome, one interval contains:
- the en1a gene encoding homeobox protein engrailed-1a isoform X2, translating to MDQSEDDSVSLSPSLPSPPLLPLQAAHHRNTNFFIDDILRPDFGCKRERRPAVPGAPCPDSGCGTDGVSSSASSAGSSPARRRRSKADEADRGDAGRPGVVSASSAAQNSPGEESSPGKDGQQFMWPAWVYCTRYSDRPSSGPRTRKLKKKKNESEDKRPRTAFTAEQLQRLRAEFQASRYITEQRRRALARELQLNEAQIKIWFQNKRAKIKKAAGLKNDLAMQLMAQGLYNHSTTTVQQDGN from the exons ATGGATCAGAGCGAAGATGACAGCGTCTCCCTGTCACCGAGCCTGCCCTCTCCGCCTCTGCTCCCGCTGCAGGCGGCGCACCACAGAAACACCAACTTTTTCATCGACGACATCCTCAGACCGGACTTCGGCTGCAAACGGGAGCGTCGTCCGGCGGTCCCCGGCGCTCCGTGTCCGGACTCCGGCTGCGGTACCGACGGCGTTTCGTCGTCTGCCTCGTCCGCCGGCTCGTCCCCGGCCAGAAGAAGGCGTTCCAAGGCAGACGAGGCGGACAGAGGGGACGCGGGGAGACCCGGGGTCGTGTCGGCGTCTTCTGCTGCTCAGAATAGCCCGGGTGAAGAGTCCTCGCCCGGTAAAGACGGCCAGCAGTTTATGTGGCCCGCCTGGGTTTATTGCACGAGATACTCTGATCGACCTTCATCTG GCCCGAGGACCCGGaaattgaaaaagaagaaaaacgaGAGCGAGGACAAGCGACCCAGAACGGCGTTCACGGCCGAGCAGCTCCAGAGACTGAGGGCCGAGTTCCAGGCGAGCCGCTACATCACGGAGCAGCGGCGGCGGGCCCTGGCGCGCGAGCTCCAGCTCAACGAGGCGCAAATCAAAATCTGGTTCCAGAACAAACGGGCTAAAATCAAGAAGGCCGCCGGACTCAAGAACGACCTGGCGATGCAGCTCATGGCGCAGGGACTGTACAACCATTCCACCACCACCGTTCAACAAGACGGCAACTAG
- the en1a gene encoding homeobox protein engrailed-1a isoform X1: MDQSEDDSVSLSPSLPSPPLLPLQAAHHRNTNFFIDDILRPDFGCKRERRPAVPGAPCPDSGCGTDGVSSSASSAGSSPARRRRSKADEADRGDAGRPGVVSASSAAQNSPGEESSPGKDGQQFMWPAWVYCTRYSDRPSSVSTQGPRTRKLKKKKNESEDKRPRTAFTAEQLQRLRAEFQASRYITEQRRRALARELQLNEAQIKIWFQNKRAKIKKAAGLKNDLAMQLMAQGLYNHSTTTVQQDGN; this comes from the exons ATGGATCAGAGCGAAGATGACAGCGTCTCCCTGTCACCGAGCCTGCCCTCTCCGCCTCTGCTCCCGCTGCAGGCGGCGCACCACAGAAACACCAACTTTTTCATCGACGACATCCTCAGACCGGACTTCGGCTGCAAACGGGAGCGTCGTCCGGCGGTCCCCGGCGCTCCGTGTCCGGACTCCGGCTGCGGTACCGACGGCGTTTCGTCGTCTGCCTCGTCCGCCGGCTCGTCCCCGGCCAGAAGAAGGCGTTCCAAGGCAGACGAGGCGGACAGAGGGGACGCGGGGAGACCCGGGGTCGTGTCGGCGTCTTCTGCTGCTCAGAATAGCCCGGGTGAAGAGTCCTCGCCCGGTAAAGACGGCCAGCAGTTTATGTGGCCCGCCTGGGTTTATTGCACGAGATACTCTGATCGACCTTCATCTG TCTCCACGCAAGGCCCGAGGACCCGGaaattgaaaaagaagaaaaacgaGAGCGAGGACAAGCGACCCAGAACGGCGTTCACGGCCGAGCAGCTCCAGAGACTGAGGGCCGAGTTCCAGGCGAGCCGCTACATCACGGAGCAGCGGCGGCGGGCCCTGGCGCGCGAGCTCCAGCTCAACGAGGCGCAAATCAAAATCTGGTTCCAGAACAAACGGGCTAAAATCAAGAAGGCCGCCGGACTCAAGAACGACCTGGCGATGCAGCTCATGGCGCAGGGACTGTACAACCATTCCACCACCACCGTTCAACAAGACGGCAACTAG